ACTAATTTTCTTAATTAAAGCCTGCTAAGACAATATTGCTAAAGATTTTTTTTTATTAAAGACTAGAAAAGATTGCTAAAGATTTTTTTAAAGCTGCAAAGGAAATATAGTTACATATATCATAGAGATCATATAATAAATCGTTTTGATAACAGATTTCTGAATGTGTCCCGGGACAATCTCAACAAAGATTTGTCCCAGACTCCCTGGACACGTGAATTGCATGCCCAGAGCACCACCGGTAAATACAGTCTAGAGCGGGGACTTGTAGTGAACACTGCGAAATTTTAGTTTCGGGGGCTTGAAATGTAAATTTCTATGtaccacagcagcagcaagcaAGCAGCAGAGAACACGGAATCCAAATTTCGGAAGAGAAACATCTCAAATTTATAAACCAAACACGTTGGTTCCATCCACGGGAAATCTCGAAATCTAGGCAACCAATAACCTGAGCACTAAATTGTGAAGGAACCAAACCAGAAATTTTCTCATGGGTAATTTCATAAATGGAATCCGAATCCATCACAGCCGAAAATCAACAATGTTTCAGGGAAATCATTTCTGACACAGCAGACCACCGAAAAAATCCCATATGAAGCATTGTTTTGTTTAAATCTTCGGtcagttttttttttgtgtCCTTCAAGTTTCGACTGAAAAAGAAAATGTTACAACTCATTTGTTTCCTGCTCTTCGGACTACTGAATCTATGACGTGtcacattttttttttgaaagggaTGACGTGTCACATTTTAACTGGACAAAGCAGTGATTAAAAATGAGACTGCAATTTCTCGATTGATAAGTTGGTTTCAATGGCTTCGAACTCCTTCAGAAGATGGGCTCGACGGGGCCCATGTACCGCCTCACGGCCCACACAACCATTTTGCCGTAAAACAACATGATCAAAGTACACACATGACACCTCAAGTTTTTCTGAAAGGACAAAGGAGGACACCTGAAGTTGACTTTGCATCGTCACTGACATCAGAGACTTCATTTGCACGGGGCTCAAGAAGGTTTTTGGTACAAACACCAAGGATATCACATTTATTTGCTACAGTACAGTACGATCTGGATTCAACGAACATTGAATCCTgatcttctttttcttttttcctgaGAAGTTCATCCTCTCTTGGCAGCATTCACATCCTCTGTTGCACTTCAGCGACAAGCAGGGAATCTTGCCGTCTGAATGGAaagcagagaagatggttggactCCGTTGGCATGAATTTCACACGCCTTCTACTGGCATCAGCCTGCCGCTGGCGCCCGTCTTCCTTTCCCGGGCGTGGCCGTCGCCAtcgccggcgccgtcgtcgtCCTTGTCCCACTCCGTATAGACGTCGAGGAAGTAGAGCGAGGCGACCATGGCGATGCAGGAGGCGCACATGGGGATGGGCCCGAAGAGCCAGAGGAAGACCGGGCAGGAGAAGTAGTAGGCGCGGACGCCGAGGGACCAGAAGTAGAAGCCGCGGTTGAGCGTCCCCGTGACGTACCCGACGGCGCtggccgggcggcggtgcgcggcGAGCGGCACGTTGACGAGGAGCCCCGTGTGGCTGTAGTACCGGATGGACTGCACGTTGAGGAGGAAGGCGACGAGGAAGCAGACGAGCACCGCGAAGAACTTGAGGGTCAGCgcggcctcgccggcggcgcccaCGACGAGGCTGCTGCcggcgccgccggagccggagaAGAGGCCGTGGGCGGCGCCGCTGGCCATGAGCGCGGCGACGAGGGAGCTGAGCGTGATGGCGACGGAGGCGAGCACGGTGGAGGCCATGATGCTGTTGCGCATCGTCTGCACCGCCAGCACCGCGTGCTTCCCGGACGGCTCCTCCATGATGTGGCGGACCCAGATGCGGCGGTTGATGGCGTTGATGCCGATGACGGTGGTCTCCGGGCGGCGGCAGATGCGGAGGAGCAGCCAGAGGTGGTACCCCAGCAGCACCGCCAGGCCCAGCGGCACCAGCACGTAGTCCAGCTGCGACCAACCCCTCCGCATGCCTGAATGAACTACCAGCTCTTCTACCTCCGGCTAGCCGGAGCCGGTGCTCACCGAGTGTGACCGGGTGATATATTGAGGTGATCTCGATGGTTACTACTCCAATGCAAGGCACCGAGCTTTATACGGTGAGCACAGCTAGCTTTATGGTTACTACTGTGCTAGTGCCTAGTGGAGATGGGTGACGTACAGTGAGAGGGTGAAATTAACTGCCCTGCTACTTTAGTTATACATAGCGGTAAGTAAACGGAGCAATTAATTACCCCCTGCTGTTTGCAAATATAAATAAATCCTGGCGTCACTGACCTGGCACGTGATCCTTCGTTCGTAGGTCAAAAGATTCACCATCGCCACTTCTGACGTAGTAGTATCTTTGGAAAAATAGACAattctttctctcttttttaaagaaaaaaaggaaactGAACACCGGTCAAACCATGCAGTAGTAGCTAGTAAATCTGATTCCCCACGTAGAGGTTAGCTTTTTCATGTGTCGCTCGTCGTCGTTCATGGATTCGCTCGTGCGCGCGTGAAGCCGTGAAGAGTCATGACCGCACGAGGACGAATGCGTACAGATGCTTGaatgcttcttcttcttcttcagcttgtTTTCGCTCTTCTTCCTGATGACCTAACCAGACCGTAATCGAGCTGAGTAGCTGACGCGTGGCGTCTGAATTTTAACCAGTTGCCATGGGGGATCAAACTTGTTGTGAGACGATCGACGCTAACGACCGACTGGGAGATTTTGACTTGGCCGGGTGAGATTTATAGGCACGTGGAAAAATGGAATAGGTACGTACGGAAGAATATGCTTAATTGGTGAACTAGCTAGCTAGGAGACATGCATAACTTAGCCCTTAAGTGTTACTAAAACTTGTAAACAAGCAGCGGACTAGAGAGATCGATCACCTTTGGTTAGGTTCCCGTGAAACCTGCTCATCCTAGTTCGAGTCTCTAGTTTAATCAGCATGGCACATATGAAATAGCAGTGGAAGATTCTTACTCCCTCCATCTACTTTTATAAGACGCATACACATATCAAAATTCAAACTTTGCAACCTTTAACTAATAATTTAActaataattttttatttttataatgtaGACTTCATATGATTAATTAGTAAACAAATATATTTTACATGATTACAAGTTTATAACCATAAGTGATACAAATATAATAAATGAATGATCAAACTATTATTTGGAAGACCGTGCCATGTTATACTATACCTTAAAATGGATAGAAGGAGTATTAATTAAGCGGTGAACCAGAGTTAGCAATACCGTAAGTACAAGTAACTTATGCACAAACGCGAATTGATCATACATAGCTCAGACTGCTAGATTCAGCTTTAATTTGTTCAACCAAAATCGAGTCTCCAACTTAGCGCACAGATACTTGTATTTTCTGGgcatttataatttttttttacGTTCAATGTACCCATGGACATATATAGAGTATTTATATATATGTTTGTGAATTGTGATTTACAACAAAATGTTGAGGATCGGATCAATTGAGAGCCATATGATCTAAGCTACCATTGCTTCATGCATCTCGAAGGATATATTGTCATCGATCATCTTAATTGATTTTATCATTTACAGTTGATGATGGAGGATTAAGGATGCAAGTGTGTATCTAATAGTATTTTTTGATCAGCTAATTAATTACAATGGCATGCTACTTTAGTTTATTTTTTCTTCTAAATTATTTACGTAGATTGTTATTCTAGTTTATTTTATCAACCTTTTAGATCGATCCAATAATCCAAAATATATATAAGATACAATCACCGCACGTACGTCGATATGGTTCATGACCCGATCCTAGATCAAAAGATCCACCGTCGCCATTGCCGATGGAGACATGCGCATACCTGTACGGCTGTGCTGTGCTTTGTTTCATAGAATAATACATCCCCTAAACTGTAATTGTCGCACACAACATAAGATAATCTAGTAGGCGGAAAGAGACGCTGAATTTCATTCTGAGCTGTTCATATAACTAAGAGAAAGTCCTTTTTTTCTCTCCCAGTTTTATCTTAACGTAagttagggcctgtttagatcccctccaaattccaactttttacactctctctctatcacatcaattttaggaTACATGtgtggagcagtaaatgtatgtaaaaaaataactaattgcacagtttaattgtacatcacgagacgaatcttttaagcctagttagtccatgattagataaaatttatcaaatacaaacgaaagcgctACAGTACTCCGGTTTATAACATTTGCAATTTGGGGTGCATCTAAACAAGGCCCTAATTCAAATTTATCAACTGTAAAATACGTTTTCGGTCTTCACCACCTTATAAAAAAAGGAGTTGTCTAGAAGTTGCTAGTGCTACTttattcaattttgaattttctCTTTAAAAAACCACCCATGTATTTGAGAGTTGGACTGGCCATAGCCATGTATTTTACTCTCTAATTAATTAACTATATGAGTTTGACTTTTACATTCATGGTACGTGTACGAACACATGACGTGTGGCATGACCGCATGGAAACCAGCTTACAAATGCTCTTCCTCGTCACTTCATCAGCTTCTCCTCCCCGGGCTTGGCCgctaaggctatctccagcggatgcctgtactctatatatagaggaagattccgttctctactgcttcagcagcgttctctaaatggtcctctaaaatagagaa
The Panicum hallii strain FIL2 chromosome 6, PHallii_v3.1, whole genome shotgun sequence genome window above contains:
- the LOC112897946 gene encoding uncharacterized protein LOC112897946, coding for MRRGWSQLDYVLVPLGLAVLLGYHLWLLLRICRRPETTVIGINAINRRIWVRHIMEEPSGKHAVLAVQTMRNSIMASTVLASVAITLSSLVAALMASGAAHGLFSGSGGAGSSLVVGAAGEAALTLKFFAVLVCFLVAFLLNVQSIRYYSHTGLLVNVPLAAHRRPASAVGYVTGTLNRGFYFWSLGVRAYYFSCPVFLWLFGPIPMCASCIAMVASLYFLDVYTEWDKDDDGAGDGDGHARERKTGASGRLMPVEGV